The genomic region TAGTGATTTAGGTAATATACTTGATATTTTTTCAAATGATAACACTGTATTGATACCTGATCCTGTTTATCCAGTTTACATGGATACAAATATTATGGCTGGTAGAAAAATAATATTTATGTGTGCAACAGAAGAAAACAACTTTCTTCCAATGCCTGATAAAAATATTAAAGCCGATATAATATTCATCTGTTCTCCTAATAATCCTACTGGAGCAGTATATAATAAAGATCAACTAAAAGAATGGGTAGACTATGCATTATCTTGTAATGCTGTAATTATATTTGATGGAGCATATGAAGCCTATATTCAAGATAGGAAGCTGCCAAGAAGCATTTATGAAATTGAAGATGCCAAGAAATGTGCTATAGAAATTTGCTCACTTTCAAAAAATGCAGGTTTTACCGGAACAAGATGCGGCTATACTATTGTCCCAAATGAACTAAGATTTGAAGGTGTTCATTTAAATATGCTATGGCTAAGACGGCAGACTACAAAATTTAACGGAGTAGCTTACATTATTCAACGGGCTGCAGAAGCTGCCTTTACAGAAGAAGGGCAAGCAGAAATATCAAAGTTTATTAATTATTACATGGATAATGCGAAAATAATATGTAATACATTACAGAATATGAATATCTGGTTTACTGGCGGTGAAAACTCACCATATATATGGTTAAAATGTCCTAAGGGCATGACATCGTGGGAATTTTTTGATTTTCTACTAGAAAGGGCTAATACAGTTGGTTCTCCTGGTTCTGGATTTGGTAAGAATGGAGAAGGTTTCTTTAGGCTTACATCCTTTGGAGATAGAAAAAATGTTGAAATCGCTATGAAAAAAATTTCTTCCATACTAATTTAAATTTTTTAACTTTAATAAAAACACTGATTGTTACAATCAGTGTTTTTATAAATCTATTTATAAACAATATTATCCTTCATATAATCATAAATATCAAATTTAAATTCTTCTGCAAGTAAAACTAATTCATCTTCATCTGCATTATCAATGCTCATAATAAGCGGCATAATTGATGATGGACCAACCTTCTTCAATAAATCCTCTTTTAATCTTTTATAGTCTATATTCTGCATATTATCTCTCCCCTTTTAAATATATCCATGTAATGTAATATCAAATGGACTACAAAATTATTATACCATACATTTTTTGCCATATAAATGATTTTTTTCCTCTTTACTTACTGTTAATAGTATTTAAATTAACAATTTTTTTATTAGTTCATAAAATAACTTATAAAGGTGGTGTTTAAATGAATAATATAAATGACAATCCTTCTAATGCTTTTGATTATATTGTTATAGGAACTGGTCCTGCCGGCGCTGTATTAGCTAAAACTCTTAGTGATGACAAAAGAAATTCGGTTCTTTTGCTTGAAGCAGGGGAAAATAATGATAAAAACATAGAAATCAGAGATTCTACTACAAATCTTGGAAATTACTATCCTCAATTTTTCTGGCCGGGAGTTACAGCACCACAAAAGCATTTGAATGGAAAGATATTTGAATGGACAACTGGTAGACTTGCTGGTGGCGGTTCTTCTGTAAATGGAGAACAATATGTAAGGCCTACAACCTTTGTATTGAAAAAATTAGAAGATTACTTAGGTTCTATATGGGGACCACAACAGGCAATAAGAAATTTTGTTGAGCTTGAAAATTATAATGGTAAAACCACTAATTCCGCGGCTCATGGCTACGGTGGCAGATTGGATATTAGACAAACTCCAGAAACAGTTCCAGCTATTACAAAAAAACTTGTGTTAGCAATAGAAGCTGCTACAGGTTATAAAACAATCTTAGATTACAATGATCCTAATACTCCTCTCGGTCCATTTTATAGGTGGCAATTAAGCCAAAAACCAAATGGAGAACGTGAAAGTTCTTCTACCGCTTTTCTATCTGCTGATGTCGTATGCCCAAAAGGTTATGGGCAAAATGGTCGTAAACTTAGATTACTTTATAAATCAACTGCTCTTCGAATTATTTTTAATTCTAATAAAGTAGCTACTGGTGTAGATTTCCTTAAAGAAGGAAAACTTCAACGAGCTTTTGCAAATAAGGGAATTATTTTATCTGCTGGTATAAATAGTACTCAACTTTTACTACTTTCGGGTATAGGTCCTGAAGAGGAACTTAAAGCTGCAAATATCCCAGTAATTTATAACAATCCAAATGTAGGAAGAAACCTCTCTAATCATACTCTTAATACAGCAATATTTACATTAAATGAAAATGATCTTGTAGAAATTGACAAAGATCCAAATGCTCTTTATAATGGTGGGGCATTTTTACCAATTCCTCTTCATGATGCAAATCAAGAGGAACGAAGTATTCAACTAATAGGTTCTGTATCTAATAATTCATTAATACTGATAATTCTATACTTACATCCAGAAAGTCGTGGTTCTATCAAAATTCAAAACAATGATCCCTTAAAAATAGTTTTAGCTGATGAAGGCTATCTAAATAATCCAAAAGACTTAGAAGTTATTAAAGCAGTATATCGAAATTATATTAAAAATATTGCTATAAAACTCTCAAAAATTGATTCAGCTTATAAACTAATATCTCCAACAATGGATATAATAGATGATGATGAAAAACTTGAAGAATATATAAGAAATAACTTTGGACATCCTCATCATCAGCAATCTTCTCTTAGCATGGGACCATTAAATAATGGAGGTGTTGTTGACAATTCGGGTAGAGTTTATGGAGTAAGAAATCTAATTGTAGCAGATGCTTCTATTATTCCATTTAGTGTTGATGGAAATACTGCAGCTGCTTCATATTTAGTAGGTTATACAATTGCAAAGGAACTACTAGCTAACGATACTTATGGATATAGAAAAAATTATCCTTACTATCCTATCTATCCTTGGTATATTTGGTGATTTAAAAAAATTAAGCAGGGAACATTCCCTGCTTTTTATTTAATCCCTATAAATAATCATTTTTTTAATATGACATAATCTTTGCTAGAGCAAATATAACAAACTTCCTATCATATTTTAATAGCTTCCTTTAATAATGGTGAAATTTCACCTGAATAATATATTCCTAAAACATGGAGTGCTCTTGTGCAAGCTGTATAAAGAAGAAGCCTTTCTTCTTCGCAGCTATAAACTGTTTCTCCTGCATTATATATAAGTGCTACATCAAATTCTAATCCCTTTGCTAGATAGGCAGGGATTATTAAGGTACCACTAATATATTCATCATCATCCTTCATTATAGCTTTTACCTGAATTTTATCTTTTAGATAATCAAAAACTTTCTTTGCTTCTTTAATGTTTTTTGTTATAATACCTATTGATTTAAATCCCTTTTCTTTAAACACCTTTATATCCTCAATTAATTTTTCTTTTATATCTTCTTCTCTTGAGAGATTTATAATAAAAGGTTTTTCCCCACTTCTTTCTACATATTCATCATTAATTTCTTTATTTAAAATTTTTCTTGCAAACTTTGTAATTTCCATTGTAGACCTATAACTTTTAGTTAAATTTATCAAGCAAGTTTTATCCTTTTGAAAAATATGGTCAATATTATTATAACAACCTAAATTCATATAAGGATTTATTGATTGTTGTAAATCTCCAAGAATAGTCATATTGGCAGATTTAAAAATATTGGTTAATATTTCATATTGTAAAGGTGTATAATCCTGAGCTTCATCAATAATTATATATTTTATTTCAGAAGTTCCAGAAACATCTCCCATTGCAACCTTTAAATAAAGTAAAGCAATTTGATCCTCATAATTCAATTCTTTATTTTTTAATTTATTAAGTGTATAGAATTTAATTTCTTCAATATTTGGTCCCTTATAAAAATTCTTAAATTTTTCAAAAAGCTCTTTATAAATATCTAATAAATCGAATTTTGTTATTCTATCTATCTCATTATATGCCTCTAACATTTGATCTTTAGCAATAGCTCTACTTTGTTTCTTAATTTCTTTTTCACTTGTATAATAATCAGAAGTTTCAAGTACATTAGCCGCTTCTTCTATTAGTTCTTTTTCATAAGCCTCCAAAAGAAATATTATCCTATTCTTTATTTTATCCAGCCTTCTCTTTATAGGCATATTATTATAGTCCTTATTAAACAATTCTTCTATTTCTTTGGAAGATATTATCATCTTATCATTTACAATTATATCCTTAAAATCTCTATTCTTTTTTTCTAGATAAGAAACATATTCTTTTAATATATTAATAAATTCCAAAGAAGATTTAAATCTAATATTTATAATTCTTGTCTCATAAATATTTAAATCTTTATAACTAAAAATATACTCCATCATATTACAGTAATCTTCTTTTTTAAATTCATCTCCTAAAGCTTTATTCATAAACTCCTTAAAAGTAGTTTGATACATATTTTCTTCCCCAAGCTGTGGCAATACATTAGAAATATATTCATTAAAAATATCATTAGGAGAAAATATTACTATATTTCGTGAATTTATTTTTTCTCTATATTTATATAAGAGATAAGCTATTCTATGTAAAGCTACAGATGTTTTCCCACTTCCAGCAGGACCTTGAACAATAAGATTCTTGTATTCTTCATTACGAATTACTTGATTTTGCTCTCTTTGAATAGATGTTACTATTGATTTCATTTTATTATCTGTGCTCTTAGCTAAAATCTCTTGTAACACATCATCTTCTATATTAATATCACTATCAAACATGTATTCAATTTTCCCATTATTAATTTTATATTGCCTCTTTAAGATTATCTTTCCATTAATTATTCCTTCAGGGGATTTATATTTTCCTTCTCCAATTTCATATTCATAAAACATGCTTGAAACCGGTGCTCTCCAATCATATACTAAAAAATCAAATTCCTCATTAATAAGATTAGAAATTCCTATATAAAACTTTTCAGCTTTATCATTGTCATGCTCAATAAAATCCATTCTCCCAAAATAAGGTGATAATAGCATTTGTTCATATTTTTCTTCCATTTGTCTTGTAAATTCATGATTTCTTTTTTGCATTTTAGTTGAATTGATAAATTGCATAAAATCTACAACTTGATCTAATCCATTATTTATGGCAACTGAACCGATATTATCCCACATTTCTTTATGAGTTTCTATATATTCCTTTTTAAAACGCTCTTTATAATTGCGCTTTTCATTTAGCTGTTTTCTAACTTCAGTAAGGACTTTTTGAAGCCACTCCTTTTCAGCAAACCATTCAGAATTATTATTCAAATAAATCACTCCCCTTAATAGATTAATTTTATAAAAAAGTTATTGACATTGTTTTTTGCAAGATGTATAATATAATTAGGGAATTATATTATATCTCATAAAATGTTGATATCTGTTTTATGTTATCACTTTTATTTTTTTTGTCAATAATTAAAACCATTTGCATTTTTGCAAATGGTTTTTTTATAATAATATATTAACTATCCTTACAAACATAATATTTTAACCAATTTGAAAATAATAAATTGGCATGTGCTCTCCATCTTACAATAGGTTCACTATTAGGATCATTCTTAGAAAAATAATTCTTTGGTATATCTATATTAATACCTTTTGATTTATCTCTTTCATATTCTTGCTTTAAAGTATTAGAATCATATTCAGAATGGCCAGTGGCAAAAATTTGTTTTCCATTATTAGCATAAGCAAGATATACTCCAGCCTCCTCTGATTCTGATAAAATAGTAAGTCCTGGAACCTTATAAATATCTTCTTTTAAAATATCTGTATGTCTTGAATGAGGCACATAAAACTCATCATCAAAACCCCTTAATAAACTAGCACTCTTATCATTTACTTTATGCGAGAAAATACCAAATAATTTCTTATCTAAAGGATATTTAGGAATACCAAAATGATAATATAGGCCAGCTTGGGCTCCCCAACATATATGAAAAGTTGAAGTAACATTTTCTACTGAATAACTCATTACCTCTTTTAGTTCCTCCCAGTAATCTACCTCCTCAAATTCTAAATGTTCAATTGGTGCCCCTGTTATTATAAATCCATCAAATTTTTCATTTTTTATTTCCTTGAAATTTCTATAAAAGTTTAGGAGGTGTTCTTTAGGAGTATTTTTACACTTATGCTCCTTAATATAAATAAGCTCAACTTCTACATTTATATCAGTATTTGCAAGAAGTCTTAAAAGTTGAGTTTCTGTGTTAATTTTTGTAGGCATCAAATTTAAAATTCCTATCTTAATAGTCTTTAAATCATTATTGAATTTCTCCTTATATATAACAGGAAGCTTTTCATTTGTAAGAATTTTAGCTGCTGGTAAGCCTTCTGGAATAATTACTGGCATAATTTCTCTCCTTTCCTACGCTATTTATTATAAGAATAAATAAAAAACCACTTCTTAAAATAAGAAGTGGAAAAACCAAATTCCAAAAATATATTAAAATTTTTCTATCACTTCTTATCTTTCAGGAAAACTCCTGCTGGAATTAGCACATTTCTATCTTAATTAGACAGCTGTTGCTGGGTTTCATAGGGCCAGTCCCTCCACCACTCTTGATAAGATTTAAGATTGTTTAGTTTGGATTAATTTTACTTTAATAAAAATACATTGTCAA from Clostridium isatidis harbors:
- a CDS encoding LL-diaminopimelate aminotransferase gives rise to the protein MKINSNYLKLENNYLFSTITKKVEDYKSKYPKKEIINLGIGDVTQPLPTAVINALHKAVSEMSSKHTFRGYGPEHGYNFLKTAIRTYYEKRGVFLEENEIFISEGANSDLGNILDIFSNDNTVLIPDPVYPVYMDTNIMAGRKIIFMCATEENNFLPMPDKNIKADIIFICSPNNPTGAVYNKDQLKEWVDYALSCNAVIIFDGAYEAYIQDRKLPRSIYEIEDAKKCAIEICSLSKNAGFTGTRCGYTIVPNELRFEGVHLNMLWLRRQTTKFNGVAYIIQRAAEAAFTEEGQAEISKFINYYMDNAKIICNTLQNMNIWFTGGENSPYIWLKCPKGMTSWEFFDFLLERANTVGSPGSGFGKNGEGFFRLTSFGDRKNVEIAMKKISSILI
- a CDS encoding GMC family oxidoreductase, which translates into the protein MNNINDNPSNAFDYIVIGTGPAGAVLAKTLSDDKRNSVLLLEAGENNDKNIEIRDSTTNLGNYYPQFFWPGVTAPQKHLNGKIFEWTTGRLAGGGSSVNGEQYVRPTTFVLKKLEDYLGSIWGPQQAIRNFVELENYNGKTTNSAAHGYGGRLDIRQTPETVPAITKKLVLAIEAATGYKTILDYNDPNTPLGPFYRWQLSQKPNGERESSSTAFLSADVVCPKGYGQNGRKLRLLYKSTALRIIFNSNKVATGVDFLKEGKLQRAFANKGIILSAGINSTQLLLLSGIGPEEELKAANIPVIYNNPNVGRNLSNHTLNTAIFTLNENDLVEIDKDPNALYNGGAFLPIPLHDANQEERSIQLIGSVSNNSLILIILYLHPESRGSIKIQNNDPLKIVLADEGYLNNPKDLEVIKAVYRNYIKNIAIKLSKIDSAYKLISPTMDIIDDDEKLEEYIRNNFGHPHHQQSSLSMGPLNNGGVVDNSGRVYGVRNLIVADASIIPFSVDGNTAAASYLVGYTIAKELLANDTYGYRKNYPYYPIYPWYIW
- the helD gene encoding RNA polymerase recycling motor HelD → MNNNSEWFAEKEWLQKVLTEVRKQLNEKRNYKERFKKEYIETHKEMWDNIGSVAINNGLDQVVDFMQFINSTKMQKRNHEFTRQMEEKYEQMLLSPYFGRMDFIEHDNDKAEKFYIGISNLINEEFDFLVYDWRAPVSSMFYEYEIGEGKYKSPEGIINGKIILKRQYKINNGKIEYMFDSDINIEDDVLQEILAKSTDNKMKSIVTSIQREQNQVIRNEEYKNLIVQGPAGSGKTSVALHRIAYLLYKYREKINSRNIVIFSPNDIFNEYISNVLPQLGEENMYQTTFKEFMNKALGDEFKKEDYCNMMEYIFSYKDLNIYETRIINIRFKSSLEFINILKEYVSYLEKKNRDFKDIIVNDKMIISSKEIEELFNKDYNNMPIKRRLDKIKNRIIFLLEAYEKELIEEAANVLETSDYYTSEKEIKKQSRAIAKDQMLEAYNEIDRITKFDLLDIYKELFEKFKNFYKGPNIEEIKFYTLNKLKNKELNYEDQIALLYLKVAMGDVSGTSEIKYIIIDEAQDYTPLQYEILTNIFKSANMTILGDLQQSINPYMNLGCYNNIDHIFQKDKTCLINLTKSYRSTMEITKFARKILNKEINDEYVERSGEKPFIINLSREEDIKEKLIEDIKVFKEKGFKSIGIITKNIKEAKKVFDYLKDKIQVKAIMKDDDEYISGTLIIPAYLAKGLEFDVALIYNAGETVYSCEEERLLLYTACTRALHVLGIYYSGEISPLLKEAIKI
- a CDS encoding homoserine O-succinyltransferase, coding for MPVIIPEGLPAAKILTNEKLPVIYKEKFNNDLKTIKIGILNLMPTKINTETQLLRLLANTDINVEVELIYIKEHKCKNTPKEHLLNFYRNFKEIKNEKFDGFIITGAPIEHLEFEEVDYWEELKEVMSYSVENVTSTFHICWGAQAGLYYHFGIPKYPLDKKLFGIFSHKVNDKSASLLRGFDDEFYVPHSRHTDILKEDIYKVPGLTILSESEEAGVYLAYANNGKQIFATGHSEYDSNTLKQEYERDKSKGINIDIPKNYFSKNDPNSEPIVRWRAHANLLFSNWLKYYVCKDS